GTTACATTGAATTGGTGGGCGCGCGCGTGCGTGTGTGCACGTGTACGTACGTGTGCACGTGCGCGCGAGGCCCGATTGTAAGAACGGAACCCTGCCTCCAACGTCGAGGCTGAGTGAAGATATAAACACGCCCATGAGCAAAGCCCTGGTCATTGCAGAGAAGCCGTCGGTCGCCCAAGACATCGTCCGGGCGCTCACGCCGGTGGACGGCAAGTTCGAGAAGCACGACGAATACTTCGAGTCCGAGCACTATGTCGTCAGCTCGGCCGTGGGTCACCTGGTCGAGATCAAGGCGCCGGAAGAATTCGACGTCAAGCGCGGCAAGTGGAGCTTCGCCAACCTGCCGGTCATCCCGCCGCATTTCGATCTGAACCCGATCGACAAGAGCAAGGGGCGCCTGAACGCCCTGGTCAAGCTCATCAAGCGCAAGGACGTCACCACGTTGATCAACGCCTGTGACGCGGGGCGCGAGGGTGAGCTGATCTTCCGCCTGATCGTGCAGTACGCGCAGGACAGCACGGCCACCACCAAGGCCAAGGGCCTGGGCAAGGACGTCAAGCGCCTGTGGCTGCAGAGCATGACGCCGGCCGCCATCCGCGACGGCTTCGAGGCCCTGCGCACCGACGAGCAGATGACCCCGCTGGCCAGCGCCGCGCGTTGCCGCTCGGAGGCCGACTGGCTGGTGGGCATCAACGGCACGCGGGCGATGACGGCGTTCAACTCGCGCGATGGCGGCTTCTTCCTGACCACCGTGGGCCGCGTGCAGACGCCGACGCTGTCCATCGTGGTCGAGCGCGAAGAGAAGATCCGCAAGCACGTCTACCGCGATTACTGGGAAATCAAGGGCACGTTCGACGCGGCCGCCGGCACTTACGACGGCAAGTGGTTCAACCCGGACTTCAAGAAGGACAAGGCGGCAGCCGAGGGTTCGGCCGAGGCCGAGTTCCGCGCCGACCGCGTCTGGAGCGCCGCCGAGGCGCAGGCCATTGCCGATGCCGTGCGCGGCCAGACCGGCACGGTGACGGAAGAGGCCAAGCCAAGCAGCCAGTCGAGCCCGTTGCTGTACGACTTGACCACGCTGCAGCGCGAGGCCAACTCGCGTTTCGGCTTCAGCGCCAAGACCACGCTGGGCCTGGCGCAGGCGCTGTATGAAAAGCACAAGGTGCTGACCTACCCGCGTACCGATTCGCGCGCGCTGCCGGAAGACTATGTGAGCGTGGTCCAGCAGACGATGGGCATGATCGCCGACGAGGACCTGCCCGGCCCGCTGCGCGAGCTGGCCCAGCACGCCCGCAAGGCGGTCAACGACGGCTACATCAAGCCCAACAAGCGCGTGTTCGACAACGCCAAGGTGTCGGACCACTTCGCCATCATCCCGACGATGCAGGCGCCACGCAGCCTGACCGAGGCCGAAGCCAAGCTGTACGACATGGTCGTCAAGCGTTTCATCGCGGTGTTCTACCCGGCGGCCGAGTTCATGGTCACCACCCGCATCACCAAGATTCCGGCGGCCGGCAAGACCCACCACTTCCAGACCAACGGCAAGGTGCTGGTCAAGCCGGGCTGGCTGGCCGTGTACGGCAAGGAGGCCGCGGAAGAGGGCGACGACACCACGCTGGTGGCCGTGCAGCCGGGCGAGGCCGTGCGCAATGAAGATGTCGTCGTCAACGCGCTGAAGACCAAGCCGCCCGCCCGCTATTCGGAAGCGACGCTGCTGAGCGCCATGGAAGGCGCCGGCAAGCTGATCGACGACGAGGAGCTGAAGGCCGCGATGCAGGAAAAGGGCCTGGGCACGCCGGCCACGCGCGCCGCCATCATCGAAGGCCTGCTGACCGAGAAGTACATGATCCGCGAGGGCCGGGAGCTGATCCCTACCGCGAAGGCCTTCCAGCTGATGACGCTGCTGCGCGGCCTGGGTGTGGAAGACCTGACCAAGCCCGAGCTGACCGGCAACTGGGAGCACAAGCTCTCGGAGATGGAGCGCGGGCGCCTGAGCCGCGAGGCCTTCATGGCCGAGATCGCGAGCATGACCCAGCGCGTGGTGCAGAAGGCCAAGGAATACGACCGCGACACCATCCCGGGCGACTACGCCACCCTGAGCACGCCGTGCCCGAACTGCGGTGGCGTCGTGAAGGAGAACTACCGCCGCTTCACCTGCACCGGCAAGGGCGGCGGCGATGCCGAAGGCCAGACCGGCTGCGGCTTCAGCATGACCAAGATCCCTGCGGGCCGCAGTTTCGAGCTGCACGAGGTGGAGCAGCTGCTGCGCGAGCACAAGCTGGGCCCGCTGGAAGGCTTCCGCTCGAAGGCGGGCTGGCCCTTCACCGCCGAGCTCAAGCTGGTCAAGGACGCCGAGCTCAACAACTGGAAGATGGAGTTCGACTTCGGCGAAGACGCCAAGAAGGAAGAAGAGGGCGGCGAGGCCGTGGACTTCAGCAACGCCACCACGCTGGGGGCCTGCCCCAAGTGCGGCGGCAGCGTCTACGAGCACGGCACCAACTACGTGTGTGAAAACACCCTGGGTGCAGCCAAGGGCAAGTGCGACTTCAAGAGCGGCAAGGTCATCCTGCAGCAACCCATCACGCCGGAGCAGTTCGGCAAGCTGCTGGAAACCGGCAAGACCGACCTGCTGGAAAACTTCGTGTCCAACAAGACGCGGCGCAAGTTCAAGGCCTTCCTGAGCTGGGATGCCAAGGCCGGCAAGGTGGGCTTCGAGTTCGAGCCGCGTGCGCCCCGCGTGGCGGCCAAGAAGGCCCCGGCCCGCAAGGCCGCCTGAGTCGCGCGCACCACACATCGCGCCGTGCCTGGGGCGCGGTGCGACGTGTGGCAAGCCCTTCAGCAGGGCGCTGTGCTAGCGTTGAATGATTCAACGGAGAGCACCGATGCGCATGACTTTCTACGGGGCGAACGCCACCGTCACCGGTTCCAAGACGCTGGTTGAAGTGGGCGGCCTGAGGCTGCTGGTGGACTGCGGCCTGTTCCAGGGTTTCAAGACACTGCGGGAACGCAACTGGGCCGGCTTCCCGTTCGACCCGGCCAGCCTGGACGCCGTGCTGCTGACGCACGCGCACATCGACCACAGCGGCATGCTGCCCGCGCTGTACCGCGATGGCTTCAAGGGCCCGGTGTGGACGACGGCTGCCACGGCGGACCTGGCCGAGATCCTCATGCAAGACACGGCCCACCTGCAGGAAGAAGAAGCCCGCTACCGCAATCGCCATGCGGCGACCAAGCACACGCCCGCCAAGCCGCTCTACACCGTGCGCGATGCGAAGAAGGCGATCCAGCACCTGCGTCGGGTCGATGCCCATGCGGTGGTGGCGCTCGACGGCGGCGTGAAGGTGCGCTTCACGCCCGCGGGGCACATTCTGGGCGCCAGCAGCATCGCCATCGAGCACAAGGGCAAGTCGGTGCTGTTCTCGGGCGACCTGGGGCGCGACGACGACCTGGTGATGCTGCCGCCGGCCAACGGCCAGATGGCCGACTGGGTGGTGGTCGAGTCGACCTATGGCGATCGCCTGCATGCCGACGTCGATGCGATCGAGGTGCTCGGCGATGTGATCCGACGGACGGCAGCGCGCGGCGGCACGGTGGTCATCCCGGCGTTTGCCGTGGGGCGCACACAGAGCCTGCTGTATTCGCTCTACCGCCTGCGCGAGGCTGGGGCGATCCCGAAGTTGCCGGTCGTGCTCGACAGCCCGATGGCCATCTCGGCCACCGAGCTTTACCGCCGCCACATGGACCAGCACCGCCTGACGCCGGAAGAGTGCGAAGGCATCCAGGCGATGACGCGCTTCGTGCGCGACGTGGCCGAGTCCCAGGCGCTGATGCGACAGCGCTATCCCATGGTGATCATTGCCGGCAGCGGCATGCTGACGGGCGGTCGGGCGCTTCACCACATCTCGCACTTCGGGCCTCAGGCGCGCAATGCGATCGTGCTGAGCGGCTTCCAGGCGGGTGGCACCCGGGGGGCTTCGCTGGTGGCGGGCGCCACCTCGCTCAAGATCTTCGGTGAGTACGTGCCCATCCGTGCCGAGGTCACGCAGATCGAAGGGCTGTCGGCCCATGCCGACCAGCGCGGCCTGCTGAAGTGGCTGAAGCACCTGGGCAAGGAACCGAAGCACGTGTACGTGGTGCATGGTGAACCCACGGCGGCCGACACGCTGCGCCTGCGCATTGAGGAAGAATTGGGCCTGGCCGCGAGCGTGCCGGACTACCGCGACACGGCCGAGCTGGTGCGCGTGCGGGCGGCAAAAGCCCCAGCGGCCCGGTCCTGACGCCGAGGGTGTAAGGTTCGCGGCGTCCCTGTCGTGGAGCCAGCCATGTCCTTCATCCGCACCCGTCACCACCGCCTGCACCCTGACAGCGGCTTCGTGCTGCCCGAGCACGAGGTCACGCCGCAGGCCATCTACGCCGATCGGCGCCGGGTGCTGCAGGGCCTGGCCGGTGTGGCGGGCGTCGCAGTGGGCGGTGCCGTACTGGCGCAGGCCCCCGCACCGAGTGTGAAACGGCCCGGCAAGCTGGCGGCCCTGCCGGCCACCCGCAGCGCCGTGCCGGGTGCGCTGGTGATGGACAAGCCCACCTCGTACGAGGACATCACCAGCTACAACAACTTCTACGAGTTCGGTACCGACAAGGGCGACCCGGCCGAACACGCACACACGCTCAAGCCCCGGCCGTGGTCGGTGCTGGTGGACGGCGAGGTCGGCAAGCCCCAGCGGCTGACGCTGGAGGACCTGATGCGTGCGGCCCCGATGGAAGAGCGCATCTACCGGCTGCGCTGCGTGGAGGGCTGGTCCATGGTGATCCCATGGATCGGGTTTTCGCTGTCGGCACTGGCCGGGCGCGTCGAGCCCACCAGCCGCGCCAAGTACGTGTCGTTCTACACCCTGGCCGATGCGAAGCAGATGCCCGGCGTGCAGTCGCGCGTGCTCGACTGGCCCTATGTGGAAAGCCTGCGCATCGACGAGGCCATGCACCCCCTCACGCTGCTGGCTTTCGGCCTGTACGGCGAGGTGCTGCCCAACCAGAATGGCGCGCCCGTGCGGCTGGTCGTGCCCTGGAAGTACGGCTTCAAGAGCGCGAAGTCCATCGTGCGCATCCAGTTCACCGAAAAGCCCGCCACGCCGAGCTGGGTCAAGGCCAACCCGCAGGAGTACGGCTTCTACTCGAACGTGAACCCCAGGGTGGACCACCCGCGTTGGAGCCAGGCCACCGAGCGTCGCATCGGCGAAGGGGGGCTGTTTGCCCCCCGCAAGCCCACGCTGATGTTCAACGGCTACGAGGCCCAGGTGGGGCAGTTGTATGCTGGCCTGGACCTGAAGAAGAACTACTGACCTGCCTGTCTGCCCATGTCTGTCATGCCTGCGCCCGCGCTGTCCTTTCTCAACGCCTGGCTGGTCCGTCCCTGGATGAAGCCCCTGCTGTGGGCGGTGTGTGCGGTGCCCGCCGTCGCGCTGCTGATCGGCGCCGTGGTCGGGTCGCTGGGGGCCAACCCGGCCGAGAAACTGATCCGTGAGACCGGCGAATGGGCCCTGCGCTGGCTGTGGCTGACGTTGGCGATCACGCCCCTGCGCGAGCTGGCTTCGCTGCCGGCCCTGGTGCGTTTTAGGCGCACGCTGGGCGTCACCACGTTTGTCTACGCGGTGCTGCATCTGCTGTCCTATGCGGGCTTCGACAAGGGCTGGGTGCTGGACGACATCGTGCGCGACGTCTTCAAGCGGAACTTCATCCTGGTCGGGATGCTGGGCTTCGTCGTGATGCTGCCGCTGGCGCTGACCTCGTTCAATGCCGCGGTACGGGCGCTGGGCGGCCGGCGCTGGCAGTGGCTGCACCGGCTGACCTACGTGGTGGCGATGCTGGGCCTGCTGCACTTCTATCTGAAGAAGGCCGCCAAGAACGACACCGATGAGGTGCTGGTCTATGCCGTCATCCTGGCCGTGCTGTTCGGCTGGCGCGTGATGCGCCGCGGCGGCATCCTGGCGATGTGGCGTGTGCGCTGAGCGCGCGGATCCGGCCTGTGGAGCCGGGCGCGGCCAGCGGCTTGCCGTGACAATGCGCGCATGGGGTCTCTGCTGTCGCTGCTGTTGCCGTTCTTTGCGCTGGTGCTGATCGGCTGGGTGGCCGCGCGCAAGGGCCTGCTGCCGGTCGAGGGCATCGGCGCCCTGATGGTCTTCGTGCTGTACTTCGCGCTGTCGGCCTTGCTGTTCCGACTGGGGGCAGGCGGGCGCCTGCAGGCCGGGCCGGTGTGGGGGCTGCTCGCCGTGTACGCGTTGTCGAGCGCGGTGGTGAGCGTGGCGGGGCTGGTGTGGTCCGTGCGTTCCGGGATGAACCGGCGGGACGCCGGCATGGCGGCCCTGGTGGCGGCCTTTCCCAACACCGGTTTTCTCGGGCTGCCGCTGCTCACCGGCCTGCTCGGCCCGGGGGCCGCCGGCCCGGTGGCGGCCACGCTGCTGGTCGATGTCATCCTGACCTGCTCGTGCTGCGTGGCGTGGATGCATGCCGGCGCGAAAGGCGGCAGCGATGCCCTGGCTTCGTTGCGTGCTTCCTTGCGCGGTGCACTGCGCAACCCGCTGCTTCAGGCCATGGCGGCCGGCATGGCGATCGGGGCCCTCG
This is a stretch of genomic DNA from Aquabacterium olei. It encodes these proteins:
- a CDS encoding DNA topoisomerase III is translated as MSKALVIAEKPSVAQDIVRALTPVDGKFEKHDEYFESEHYVVSSAVGHLVEIKAPEEFDVKRGKWSFANLPVIPPHFDLNPIDKSKGRLNALVKLIKRKDVTTLINACDAGREGELIFRLIVQYAQDSTATTKAKGLGKDVKRLWLQSMTPAAIRDGFEALRTDEQMTPLASAARCRSEADWLVGINGTRAMTAFNSRDGGFFLTTVGRVQTPTLSIVVEREEKIRKHVYRDYWEIKGTFDAAAGTYDGKWFNPDFKKDKAAAEGSAEAEFRADRVWSAAEAQAIADAVRGQTGTVTEEAKPSSQSSPLLYDLTTLQREANSRFGFSAKTTLGLAQALYEKHKVLTYPRTDSRALPEDYVSVVQQTMGMIADEDLPGPLRELAQHARKAVNDGYIKPNKRVFDNAKVSDHFAIIPTMQAPRSLTEAEAKLYDMVVKRFIAVFYPAAEFMVTTRITKIPAAGKTHHFQTNGKVLVKPGWLAVYGKEAAEEGDDTTLVAVQPGEAVRNEDVVVNALKTKPPARYSEATLLSAMEGAGKLIDDEELKAAMQEKGLGTPATRAAIIEGLLTEKYMIREGRELIPTAKAFQLMTLLRGLGVEDLTKPELTGNWEHKLSEMERGRLSREAFMAEIASMTQRVVQKAKEYDRDTIPGDYATLSTPCPNCGGVVKENYRRFTCTGKGGGDAEGQTGCGFSMTKIPAGRSFELHEVEQLLREHKLGPLEGFRSKAGWPFTAELKLVKDAELNNWKMEFDFGEDAKKEEEGGEAVDFSNATTLGACPKCGGSVYEHGTNYVCENTLGAAKGKCDFKSGKVILQQPITPEQFGKLLETGKTDLLENFVSNKTRRKFKAFLSWDAKAGKVGFEFEPRAPRVAAKKAPARKAA
- the msrP gene encoding protein-methionine-sulfoxide reductase catalytic subunit MsrP, encoding MSFIRTRHHRLHPDSGFVLPEHEVTPQAIYADRRRVLQGLAGVAGVAVGGAVLAQAPAPSVKRPGKLAALPATRSAVPGALVMDKPTSYEDITSYNNFYEFGTDKGDPAEHAHTLKPRPWSVLVDGEVGKPQRLTLEDLMRAAPMEERIYRLRCVEGWSMVIPWIGFSLSALAGRVEPTSRAKYVSFYTLADAKQMPGVQSRVLDWPYVESLRIDEAMHPLTLLAFGLYGEVLPNQNGAPVRLVVPWKYGFKSAKSIVRIQFTEKPATPSWVKANPQEYGFYSNVNPRVDHPRWSQATERRIGEGGLFAPRKPTLMFNGYEAQVGQLYAGLDLKKNY
- a CDS encoding AEC family transporter, translated to MGSLLSLLLPFFALVLIGWVAARKGLLPVEGIGALMVFVLYFALSALLFRLGAGGRLQAGPVWGLLAVYALSSAVVSVAGLVWSVRSGMNRRDAGMAALVAAFPNTGFLGLPLLTGLLGPGAAGPVAATLLVDVILTCSCCVAWMHAGAKGGSDALASLRASLRGALRNPLLQAMAAGMAIGALGWTVPVPLDDTLRLLGQAATPAALFTLGAIVARAQMRAMAQPGGVAARLSGLLIPVCLKLLVHPALVWGMGLSLQAMGHPLSHTGLVAVTLAAALPAAANVSMLAEREGADTGLIARIILWTTAGSVLTLLGWCAVLGVKQAV
- a CDS encoding MBL fold metallo-hydrolase RNA specificity domain-containing protein; this encodes MRMTFYGANATVTGSKTLVEVGGLRLLVDCGLFQGFKTLRERNWAGFPFDPASLDAVLLTHAHIDHSGMLPALYRDGFKGPVWTTAATADLAEILMQDTAHLQEEEARYRNRHAATKHTPAKPLYTVRDAKKAIQHLRRVDAHAVVALDGGVKVRFTPAGHILGASSIAIEHKGKSVLFSGDLGRDDDLVMLPPANGQMADWVVVESTYGDRLHADVDAIEVLGDVIRRTAARGGTVVIPAFAVGRTQSLLYSLYRLREAGAIPKLPVVLDSPMAISATELYRRHMDQHRLTPEECEGIQAMTRFVRDVAESQALMRQRYPMVIIAGSGMLTGGRALHHISHFGPQARNAIVLSGFQAGGTRGASLVAGATSLKIFGEYVPIRAEVTQIEGLSAHADQRGLLKWLKHLGKEPKHVYVVHGEPTAADTLRLRIEEELGLAASVPDYRDTAELVRVRAAKAPAARS
- a CDS encoding sulfite oxidase heme-binding subunit YedZ encodes the protein MSVMPAPALSFLNAWLVRPWMKPLLWAVCAVPAVALLIGAVVGSLGANPAEKLIRETGEWALRWLWLTLAITPLRELASLPALVRFRRTLGVTTFVYAVLHLLSYAGFDKGWVLDDIVRDVFKRNFILVGMLGFVVMLPLALTSFNAAVRALGGRRWQWLHRLTYVVAMLGLLHFYLKKAAKNDTDEVLVYAVILAVLFGWRVMRRGGILAMWRVR